From a region of the Hemitrygon akajei chromosome 16, sHemAka1.3, whole genome shotgun sequence genome:
- the LOC140739841 gene encoding gamma-interferon-inducible lysosomal thiol reductase-like, with translation MESVRSVNTAGRRFNTPLKPLCHVRDGGSLALLGRRGVGTCRSFAQLHRMRVEATLSCLLLLVVGEAGGVPACNYPPALWCSSYQIASACQVLHQCLEFKQLEPAEPVQVSLYYESLCGACRGFLVLQLFPTWVMLNDVMNVSLIPYGNAMEKNESGKWIFTCQHGEDECTGNLIEACLMYTLKDTERYFPIIFCMESAPNVLSAAPLCLKVYEPNVTWSVIEDCVKGDLGNKLMHENAERTSALRPPHNYVPWILVNGKHTDKLELQAVNSLFNLVCNTYKGKKPVACELAEGRGSFPQCMAPLK, from the exons ATGGAAAGTGTACGCTCGGTGAACACTGCGGGGCGAAGGTTTAACACTCCCCTGAAGCCACTCTGTCACGTGAGAGATGGAGGAAGTCTCGCCTTATTAGGGAGGCGCGGCGTGGGGACGTGCCGGTCATTCGCACAGTTGCACAGGATGAGAGTGGAAGCGACCCTGAGCTGCCTCCTGTTACTGGTAGTGGGCGAGGCTGGCGGGGTACCAGCCTGCAATTATCCCCCGGCACTGTGGTGCAGCTCCTACCAGATCGCCAGCGCCTGCCAG GTGCTGCACCAGTGTTTGGAGTTCAAGCAGCTGGAACCCGCTGAACCCGTCCAGGTCAGCCTGTACTATGAGAGTCTCTGCGGAGCTTGTCGAGGCTTCCTTGTATTGCAGCTTTTCCCCACTTGGGTGATGCTGAACGATGTGATGAACGTCAGTCTCATCCCATATGGAAACGCTATG GAGAAAAATGAAAGTGGGAAGTGGATTTTCACCTGTCAGCATGGCGAGGATGAATGTACCGGAAACTTGATTGAG GCTTGCTTGATGTACACCCTCAAGGACACTGAACGATACTTCCCCATCATTTTCTGCATGGAATCGGCACCCAATGTGCTTTCAGCTGCTCCACTG TGCCTAAAAGTTTACGAGCCCAATGTCACCTGGAGCGTTATCGAAGATTGTGTGAAAGGCGACTTGGGAAACAAGCTGATGCACGAGAATGCAGAACGAACTTCTGCGCTGAGGCCACCTCACAACTATGTTCCCTGGATCCTGGTCAACGGG AAACACACCGATAAGTTGGAGCTCCAGGCTGTAAATTCTCTGTTTAACCTGGTGTGTAACACTTACAAG GGGAAGAAACCAGTGGCTTGCGAATTAGCCGAAGGAAGGGGTTCATTCCCACAGTGCATGGCTCCACTAAAGTGA